In the Sinomonas cyclohexanicum genome, TGGGCGTCACCGGCGGCCTGATCCTGTGCTTCCTCCGCGACGCGCCCGTCGAGGAGGCCGAGGCGGTGTGGGCGGAGGCGAGGCGGCATCCCGAGGCGCTGCTCGGCGTCGGCCTCGACTCCGCCGAGGTGGGGAACCCCGCCGGGAAGTTCGCCCACATCTACGCCGAGGCCCGCGCGCTCGGCCTGCACGCCGTGGCCCACGCGGGGGAGGAGGGCGGGCCCGAGTACGTGTGGGAGGCGCTCCGCGAGCTCGGTGCCGAGCGGATCGACCACGGCATCCGATCCCTTGAAGACCCGGAGCTCGTGCGGCACCTCGCCGAGCACCGCATCCCGCTCACGGTGTGCCCGTTCTCCAACGTGCGGCTCCGTGCCGTCGGGTCGCTCGCCGACCACCCGCTGCCCGCGATGCTCGCGGCGGGCCTGCGCGTGACGGTGAACTCGGACGACCCCGCCTACTTCGGCGGCTACGCGGGGCAGAACCTCTCCGCCGTGGCTGATCAGTTCGGGCTCACGCCCTCGGACCTCGCGGGGCTCGCCCGCAACTCGGTGACCGCGAGCTTCGCGGGGCCCGACCGCAAGGCGCAGCTCCTCGACGCGATCAACCTCTGGGAGGCCGCGGCGCCAGGCGGGCACTGA is a window encoding:
- a CDS encoding adenosine deaminase, with amino-acid sequence MTSALTLPKAELHLHIEGTLEPELTFELAARNGVGLPFASVEELRAAHQFTDLQSFLDLYYACMAVLRTREDFRDLAAAYLHRAAAEGVRHAELFFDAQAHTSRGVPYADVVGGLQDALDGAAHLGVTGGLILCFLRDAPVEEAEAVWAEARRHPEALLGVGLDSAEVGNPAGKFAHIYAEARALGLHAVAHAGEEGGPEYVWEALRELGAERIDHGIRSLEDPELVRHLAEHRIPLTVCPFSNVRLRAVGSLADHPLPAMLAAGLRVTVNSDDPAYFGGYAGQNLSAVADQFGLTPSDLAGLARNSVTASFAGPDRKAQLLDAINLWEAAAPGGH